One genomic window of Nitrospiria bacterium includes the following:
- a CDS encoding DUF1302 family protein yields the protein MLGLDLGWVRLFFPILWIILFIEIIPTPLMASEEGSKGTFPLQYGGFFKNETAFRFGHTATFTKVLNIFELQTQYALLPSVRLTGIGRAFFDGIYSLKKEDTIRGREDTTGETFDLTDSGIDLKEGYADITTSRIDFRIGKQIVRWGILEGFRITDEINPLDFKEFILKGVEDRYRALWLLKGEYFGDDWNTQVIWIPDLRFHKPAPAGSEWEEFQLPPSISEPPLTLENTEIGIRLSRDMWGGDGAFSFFYTWDDFPAAFRSVFGFGGNLDSVNFTPRYSRVKIWGLSYSKSFGGVVIGGEGAYVTGKFFGTEPDPSSLSENEIERDLFKYGFLVDFSMGETDVSLQFSQQIIPDHQSAILQKPFESAFSLFLRRELLYKRWVIEMLMLYFTAYTEFVIRPKIRYQMTDHLLATVGADFFEGPESGNGPGEFRFVGFFRNQDRVFAEIKYSF from the coding sequence TTGCTGGGGCTGGATCTTGGTTGGGTCCGTTTATTTTTTCCTATCCTATGGATTATTTTATTTATTGAAATTATACCTACCCCACTCATGGCCTCCGAAGAGGGTTCAAAAGGAACCTTCCCACTCCAATATGGAGGATTTTTTAAGAATGAAACGGCCTTTCGCTTTGGACACACCGCCACCTTCACAAAGGTTTTAAATATTTTTGAGCTTCAGACCCAATACGCGCTTCTACCCAGCGTGCGTTTGACTGGAATTGGGCGTGCTTTTTTTGACGGAATTTATAGTTTAAAAAAAGAGGACACCATTCGGGGAAGGGAGGATACGACCGGGGAGACGTTTGATCTAACTGACAGCGGGATTGACCTGAAGGAGGGGTATGCGGATATAACGACCTCTCGAATCGATTTCAGGATCGGAAAACAGATCGTACGATGGGGAATTCTAGAGGGATTTCGGATCACCGATGAAATTAATCCTTTGGATTTTAAAGAGTTTATTTTAAAGGGGGTGGAGGACCGGTATCGGGCGTTATGGCTTTTGAAGGGGGAATATTTTGGCGATGATTGGAATACCCAGGTCATTTGGATCCCAGATCTCCGGTTTCATAAACCTGCTCCTGCGGGAAGTGAATGGGAAGAATTTCAACTTCCCCCCAGTATCTCAGAGCCTCCCCTAACGTTGGAAAATACGGAAATTGGAATTCGCCTTTCCCGGGATATGTGGGGAGGTGACGGGGCTTTTAGTTTTTTCTATACCTGGGATGACTTTCCGGCGGCATTTCGAAGTGTGTTTGGTTTTGGGGGAAATTTGGACAGTGTCAATTTTACCCCGCGCTATTCCCGGGTTAAAATTTGGGGCTTGTCCTATTCCAAAAGTTTTGGCGGGGTTGTCATTGGAGGGGAAGGGGCTTATGTGACGGGAAAATTCTTTGGAACAGAGCCTGATCCCAGCAGTCTTTCCGAAAATGAAATCGAACGGGATCTTTTTAAATACGGTTTTTTGGTGGATTTTTCGATGGGTGAGACTGATGTCTCTCTTCAATTCTCCCAGCAAATCATTCCCGATCATCAGTCTGCCATTTTGCAGAAACCCTTTGAATCGGCTTTTAGCCTCTTTTTAAGGAGGGAGCTTTTATATAAACGTTGGGTGATTGAAATGCTAATGCTTTACTTCACCGCCTATACTGAGTTTGTGATCCGTCCCAAAATCCGATATCAAATGACAGATCACCTCCTGGCTACGGTAGGTGCTGATTTTTTTGAGGGGCCTGAAAGCGGAAATGGCCCTGGTGAGTTTCGTTTCGTAGGGTTTTTTCGCAATCAAGATCGTGTATTTGCGGAAATTAAATATTCCTTTTAA
- a CDS encoding outer membrane lipoprotein-sorting protein: MKKIFEPIGMLVLIIGLFLSIPEMVRGADKLSGMDIMEKARNLYGGEDQISMVTLRLINKDGEERKIMTQRYWKHYGGKDGFDSKTLFFTEFPPDAKGVGFLIWDYSETGKPDGLWLYLPSLRTVRQLSTRDQNDAFMGSDLTFGDMGQRRLDEDAHRFVKEDLLKGESCYVIESVPKEEGGIYGKKLVWISKKDFRTLKIDYYDVKMDLLKTQTLEWKKIGKALVYQKMEVTNVQKNHKTIYEISDLQLDNGLKDEDFKDRVLKRGLRK, from the coding sequence ATGAAAAAAATCTTCGAACCGATCGGAATGCTGGTTTTAATCATTGGGCTTTTTCTATCAATCCCGGAAATGGTTCGGGGGGCCGACAAACTGTCCGGAATGGACATCATGGAGAAGGCTCGGAATCTCTATGGGGGGGAAGATCAGATTTCCATGGTTACGCTTCGGTTAATCAATAAGGACGGTGAAGAGCGAAAAATTATGACTCAGCGGTATTGGAAACATTATGGTGGAAAGGATGGGTTTGATAGTAAGACCCTTTTTTTCACCGAATTTCCCCCTGATGCCAAGGGAGTTGGTTTTTTAATTTGGGATTATTCGGAGACGGGGAAACCCGATGGTCTTTGGCTTTATCTTCCAAGCCTGCGAACGGTCCGTCAATTGAGTACCCGGGACCAAAACGATGCTTTTATGGGTTCTGACCTAACTTTTGGGGATATGGGACAAAGACGGTTGGATGAGGATGCACATCGGTTTGTGAAAGAGGACCTTTTGAAAGGGGAATCCTGTTATGTGATTGAAAGTGTGCCCAAAGAGGAAGGTGGCATTTACGGGAAAAAGCTGGTTTGGATTTCCAAAAAGGATTTTCGCACGTTAAAAATTGATTATTATGATGTCAAAATGGATTTACTGAAGACTCAGACTTTAGAGTGGAAAAAAATTGGAAAAGCCTTGGTCTACCAAAAAATGGAAGTGACCAATGTTCAAAAAAACCATAAAACCATATATGAAATCAGCGACCTCCAACTCGATAATGGGTTGAAGGACGAAGATTTTAAAGATAGGGTTTTAAAAAGAGGGTTGAGAAAATAG